Proteins found in one Gammaproteobacteria bacterium genomic segment:
- a CDS encoding 3',5'-cyclic-nucleotide phosphodiesterase, producing MKINVLGCSGGIGSGLRTTALRVDMNTLLDCGTGVGDLPLDDLFQIKHVFITHSHLDHVAGLPLLVDTIYESLINEPLTVHCQLETYQVLMDHIFNWKIWPNFFCLPNDENPVVRFAPMQPGKDVIIDDKTFSMVEVEHTVPAVGYMVQDSSTGSSFAFSGDTASAPKLWNMLNQQNKVDLLIVECAFADERSEIANQAKHFSPQSLARELTSLTHQLQVCVSHLQPGEEEKIMQELRLAMPERDIRSIVSGDILVL from the coding sequence ATGAAAATAAATGTTTTGGGTTGTAGCGGTGGGATTGGCAGCGGATTGCGTACAACGGCATTGCGCGTTGACATGAACACATTGCTTGACTGTGGTACTGGCGTGGGCGACTTGCCATTAGATGACTTATTTCAAATTAAACATGTATTTATCACTCATAGTCATTTAGACCATGTTGCTGGGTTGCCTCTACTAGTTGACACTATTTACGAGAGTTTAATTAATGAACCGTTAACAGTTCATTGCCAGTTAGAAACTTACCAAGTATTAATGGATCATATCTTTAACTGGAAAATATGGCCTAATTTCTTCTGTCTGCCAAACGATGAAAATCCTGTGGTACGTTTTGCACCCATGCAGCCTGGAAAGGATGTGATTATTGATGACAAAACATTCTCCATGGTTGAAGTTGAACACACTGTGCCTGCGGTAGGTTATATGGTTCAAGACTCAAGCACAGGTAGCAGCTTTGCTTTTAGCGGCGATACTGCTTCAGCACCAAAATTATGGAATATGCTTAATCAGCAAAACAAGGTCGATTTGCTGATTGTGGAGTGCGCATTCGCTGATGAGCGATCTGAAATAGCCAATCAGGCCAAGCATTTTTCTCCACAGTCATTAGCTCGCGAGTTGACTTCGTTAACACATCAGCTGCAGGTGTGTGTCTCGCATTTACAGCCTGGAGAAGAAGAAAAAATCATGCAAGAATTACGTCTAGCCATGCCGGAAAGGGACATAAGGTCAATTGTCAGCGGCGATATTCTTGTTCTATAG
- the ffh gene encoding signal recognition particle protein encodes MFDNLTKRLSDTVGKLRGQARLTEDNIQEALREVRMALLEADVALPVVKTFIERVRTAAVGKEVIENITPGQAFIKVVQDQLVHLMGDANEGLQLNTQPPAIVLVAGLQGAGKTTTIAKLAKRLTDTEKKKISVVSCDVYRPAAIKQLETLANQVGVHFFPSEVEQTPLTIAKNAISHAETNHVDILFVDTAGRLHVDNEMMEEIKALHSAVNPVETLFVVDSMSGQDAALSAQAFNDALPLTGVILTKTDGDARGGAALSVREITGKPIKFLGTGEKVDGLEPFHPDRVASRILGMGDVVSLVEEAQQKVDHQEAGRLAKKLKSGKGFSLNDLRSQLVQMQNMGGVNSLIDKLPGAGNISEAMKSQASDKSVIHMVAMIDSMTRKERRFPDIIKATRKQRIAAGSGMQVQDVNRLLKQYTQMRKMMKKISKKGGMKNMMRAMQGKMPPNMPM; translated from the coding sequence ATGTTTGATAATTTAACCAAGCGTCTTTCCGATACGGTTGGAAAGCTGCGCGGTCAAGCACGATTAACAGAAGATAATATCCAAGAAGCTTTACGCGAAGTGCGTATGGCGCTGTTGGAAGCTGATGTAGCTTTGCCAGTAGTAAAAACATTTATTGAGCGTGTACGTACAGCTGCAGTAGGAAAAGAGGTGATTGAAAACATCACTCCTGGTCAAGCGTTTATTAAAGTTGTTCAAGATCAATTAGTTCATCTGATGGGTGATGCCAATGAAGGTTTACAGCTTAATACACAACCCCCGGCCATCGTACTAGTTGCAGGTTTACAAGGCGCAGGTAAAACCACCACCATTGCTAAATTGGCTAAGCGTCTCACGGATACAGAAAAGAAGAAAATTAGCGTCGTCAGTTGTGACGTTTATCGCCCTGCAGCAATAAAACAATTAGAAACGCTCGCTAATCAAGTAGGCGTACACTTTTTTCCTAGTGAAGTTGAACAGACTCCTCTGACAATTGCGAAAAATGCGATTAGTCACGCTGAAACTAATCATGTTGATATTTTGTTTGTCGATACTGCAGGCCGTTTGCATGTTGACAATGAAATGATGGAAGAGATTAAAGCTCTTCATAGTGCCGTTAACCCTGTGGAAACATTGTTTGTAGTCGATAGTATGAGTGGCCAAGATGCAGCATTGTCTGCGCAAGCATTTAATGACGCGCTACCTTTAACGGGTGTCATTCTGACTAAAACTGATGGTGACGCACGAGGTGGTGCTGCACTATCAGTGAGAGAAATTACAGGGAAGCCAATAAAGTTCTTAGGGACTGGAGAAAAAGTTGATGGTTTAGAACCTTTTCATCCCGATCGAGTTGCCTCAAGAATTCTAGGTATGGGCGATGTGGTGTCCTTGGTTGAAGAGGCGCAGCAAAAAGTTGATCATCAAGAAGCGGGTCGATTAGCTAAGAAACTCAAAAGCGGTAAGGGATTTAGTCTTAATGATTTACGCTCTCAGTTGGTACAAATGCAGAATATGGGCGGGGTAAATAGCTTGATTGATAAACTCCCTGGTGCTGGCAATATTTCTGAGGCGATGAAATCGCAAGCCAGCGATAAGTCAGTGATTCATATGGTGGCGATGATTGACTCAATGACACGAAAAGAACGTCGATTCCCGGATATTATCAAAGCCACGCGTAAACAGCGCATCGCAGCTGGCTCAGGGATGCAAGTCCAAGATGTTAACAGGCTGCTGAAACAATATACTCAAATGCGCAAAATGATGAAAAAAATCTCGAAGAAAGGCGGCATGAAAAATATGATGCGAGCCATGCAAGGGAAAATGCCACCAAATATGCCGATGTAG
- the rpsP gene encoding 30S ribosomal protein S16, whose protein sequence is MVSIRLARGGAKKRPFYHIVVTDSRKRRDSGYIERLGYFNPRATGQEVRLHVDMERVNYWQGVGAKSSERVETLLKGADSAA, encoded by the coding sequence ATGGTTAGTATAAGATTAGCTCGAGGTGGCGCTAAAAAGCGTCCTTTTTATCACATTGTTGTGACAGACTCTCGTAAGCGCAGAGATAGTGGATATATTGAGAGACTTGGATATTTCAATCCGCGAGCAACTGGGCAAGAAGTCCGATTACATGTAGATATGGAGCGCGTAAACTATTGGCAGGGTGTTGGTGCAAAGTCATCTGAGCGCGTTGAGACACTTTTAAAGGGTGCAGATTCAGCAGCCTAA
- the rimM gene encoding ribosome maturation factor RimM (Essential for efficient processing of 16S rRNA), with protein sequence MKQKEKVLLGLINGLFGVKGWVKVYSYTRPRAKIVEYKHWYLGENFDQPIRVQQGRSQKGGVVAKLEGIDDREAAVELLDNEIWVAGDQLPSLPKNEYYWYQLIGLEVLGKDNKLLGSIKGLIETGANDVMVVSGKDKIEHLIPYIQGQVIKSIDLEQKRMVVDWNTDF encoded by the coding sequence TTGAAACAAAAAGAAAAAGTTTTATTAGGCCTAATTAATGGCCTGTTTGGCGTTAAAGGTTGGGTCAAAGTGTATTCCTACACAAGGCCACGAGCCAAAATTGTTGAATATAAGCACTGGTATTTGGGTGAAAATTTTGATCAACCAATACGAGTACAACAAGGTCGCTCGCAGAAGGGTGGAGTTGTTGCGAAGCTAGAAGGAATAGATGATCGTGAAGCAGCAGTCGAACTTCTAGATAATGAAATCTGGGTGGCTGGAGACCAGTTGCCTTCGCTGCCAAAAAATGAGTATTACTGGTATCAGCTAATTGGCCTTGAGGTACTGGGGAAAGATAATAAGCTTCTAGGTTCGATTAAAGGTCTGATTGAAACAGGGGCTAATGATGTCATGGTGGTAAGTGGTAAAGACAAGATTGAGCACTTAATTCCATACATTCAAGGGCAGGTGATAAAGTCCATCGATTTAGAGCAGAAGCGCATGGTGGTAGATTGGAATACTGATTTTTAA
- the trmD gene encoding tRNA (guanosine(37)-N1)-methyltransferase TrmD, with translation MRIDVITLFPELVSTMLDHGVVGRALRAKQVDLELTNPRDFADDANNRVDDRPYGGGPGMVLQYAPLSKALEHVKSQLDSSVKARVVYLSPQGQRLNQTAVRRLSQSENLVLMCGRYEGIDERFIEANIDEELSIGDYVISGGELAAMVLIDAMVRTLPGVLGDDQSAEQESFEHGLLDCPHYTRPESIDGSKVPEELLSGDHSKIATWRLKQALGRTYLRRPDMIEQQHLSDQEQQLLKEYLVEVKAKNER, from the coding sequence ATGCGAATTGATGTCATTACATTGTTCCCCGAGCTGGTGTCGACCATGCTAGACCACGGAGTTGTGGGGCGAGCATTGCGAGCCAAGCAGGTAGATTTAGAGTTAACCAATCCTCGAGATTTTGCAGACGATGCAAATAATCGAGTAGATGATCGTCCTTACGGGGGTGGTCCTGGGATGGTGTTGCAGTATGCTCCATTATCCAAAGCGCTAGAGCATGTGAAATCCCAGTTGGATTCCAGTGTGAAAGCCAGAGTTGTATATTTAAGTCCTCAGGGGCAAAGACTAAATCAAACAGCGGTAAGACGTTTAAGTCAAAGCGAAAATTTGGTTTTAATGTGTGGGCGCTACGAAGGCATCGATGAACGTTTTATCGAAGCTAATATAGATGAGGAATTGTCGATCGGCGATTATGTCATTAGCGGTGGAGAACTTGCCGCAATGGTATTAATTGATGCCATGGTGCGAACGCTTCCGGGAGTGCTGGGAGATGATCAATCCGCTGAGCAAGAATCATTTGAGCACGGACTATTGGATTGTCCGCACTACACTAGACCAGAAAGTATTGATGGCAGTAAAGTGCCAGAAGAATTACTAAGTGGTGATCATAGTAAGATTGCAACTTGGAGATTAAAACAAGCGTTAGGACGAACTTATTTACGCCGTCCTGACATGATTGAGCAGCAACACTTGAGTGATCAAGAACAGCAACTATTAAAAGAATATTTAGTTGAAGTAAAAGCGAAAAACGAGAGATAA
- the rplS gene encoding 50S ribosomal protein L19 produces the protein MSNIISELEAEQLKTGFPEFSAGDTIVVQVRVKEGDRERLQAFEGVVIAKRNRGINSAFTVRKISHGEGVERVFQTHSPLIASVEVKRRGDVRRAKLYYLRGLTGRAARIKEKLG, from the coding sequence ATGAGCAATATAATTAGTGAATTAGAAGCAGAACAACTTAAAACAGGATTCCCTGAGTTTTCTGCAGGTGACACCATTGTTGTACAGGTGAGAGTTAAAGAAGGCGATCGTGAGCGTCTACAGGCATTTGAAGGTGTTGTTATTGCTAAGAGAAATCGTGGAATTAACTCTGCATTTACTGTCAGAAAAATTTCTCACGGTGAAGGTGTAGAAAGAGTATTTCAAACCCACAGCCCATTGATTGCATCGGTCGAAGTTAAACGCCGCGGTGATGTGCGTCGTGCAAAACTATATTACTTGCGCGGATTGACAGGTAGGGCTGCAAGAATTAAAGAAAAGCTTGGTTAA
- a CDS encoding methylated-DNA--[protein]-cysteine S-methyltransferase gives MTKNSFDYILPSPIGSLGLNISVNGIQRLFYIKTKQESYIPTGGFAAKVHQQIMEYFELQRTEFDLPVDIQGTAYQNRVWNEVAKIPYGESLTYGDIAKVINSGPRAVGNACRHNPVPIIIPCHRVVRKGGIGGYCGSVMGKQVQQKDWLLRHEIGTPVTSEIFV, from the coding sequence ATGACAAAAAATTCCTTCGATTACATTCTGCCATCTCCGATAGGTTCGCTAGGGTTAAATATTTCAGTGAATGGAATACAACGTCTGTTCTATATTAAAACAAAGCAAGAATCATATATCCCTACCGGTGGATTTGCGGCAAAAGTGCATCAGCAAATCATGGAATATTTTGAGTTGCAAAGAACTGAGTTTGATTTGCCTGTCGATATTCAAGGTACAGCTTATCAAAATCGAGTATGGAATGAAGTGGCTAAAATTCCATATGGAGAATCATTAACTTATGGCGACATTGCTAAGGTGATCAATAGTGGTCCGCGTGCAGTTGGTAATGCTTGCCGTCATAATCCAGTCCCTATAATTATTCCCTGTCATCGTGTTGTGAGGAAGGGTGGTATTGGTGGCTACTGTGGCAGCGTTATGGGTAAACAGGTTCAGCAAAAAGACTGGTTGTTAAGGCATGAGATAGGTACGCCAGTAACTAGTGAGATTTTTGTATAA
- a CDS encoding DUF6524 family protein has product MALHKITWQGVLVRFLVALALVFCTYNPHGWSYFDWLQSYLNPVGDDTTSLPLLLLAGIVLLIVWTIYIRATMRSLGMFGLLLAAAFFGVLLWLAIDFIPSLTDDMKILIDLVLVVLAGILATGITWSHIRRRVTGQADVDDVE; this is encoded by the coding sequence ATGGCATTACATAAAATAACTTGGCAAGGTGTATTGGTTCGCTTTTTAGTGGCGCTCGCATTAGTATTTTGCACTTACAACCCTCACGGTTGGTCTTATTTTGATTGGTTGCAATCATATTTAAATCCTGTGGGTGACGATACTACTAGTCTGCCATTGCTATTGTTAGCAGGGATTGTCTTGCTAATTGTTTGGACAATATATATTCGCGCAACGATGCGATCGCTAGGTATGTTTGGATTACTTCTGGCGGCTGCATTTTTTGGTGTGCTTCTTTGGTTGGCAATCGATTTTATTCCATCGTTGACCGATGATATGAAAATTCTAATCGATCTAGTGCTTGTAGTGTTAGCAGGAATTTTGGCAACAGGAATTACCTGGTCGCATATCCGTAGAAGAGTCACCGGCCAAGCTGATGTGGATGATGTTGAGTAG
- the htpG gene encoding molecular chaperone HtpG, which translates to MSEQAQAENNKETLKFESEVSQILHLMIHSLYSNKEIFLRELVSNASDACDKLRFEALSNADLLTDDTDLKIQIEYDEENKTISVRDNGIGMTREEVIENIGTIAKSGTKEFLENLTGDQAKDSNLIGQFGVGFYSAFIVAKRVELKTRSATVEAKHGVHWQSEGTGEYDLAEIEKADRGTEIILHLKEEEVELLSGWRLRSIVTKYSDHVPLPIEMLEEKQDDEEEKSDEEVKWEIVNKASSLWTRAKSEVSEDEYKEFYKHVGHDFADPLAWSHNRVEGKTEYISLLYIPSKAPFDLFEPNQTHGLKLYVQRVFIMEDAEKLLPRYLRFVRGVIDSSDLPLNVSREILQGNKVIDSIRSGSVKKVLGLLESIAKSDPEKYQSFWQEFGKVIKEGPGEDFANKEQIAKLLRFASTEADKEDQTVSLDDYIGRMKEGQESIYYITADNFNAAKNSPHLEIFRKKGIEVILMYDRVDEWLMGSLNEYDGKSFVSVAKGELDLDKLSDQDEKEQQKKVEEESADIVKLIKEKLEDKVEDVRVSHRLTTSPACIVLNEHDMALYMQNLLKQAGQQMPSTKPTLEINPSHPMLVKMNNETDIDQVGEWSMLLFEQAILAEGGQLENPADFVARLNKIMLDLAGK; encoded by the coding sequence ATGAGTGAGCAAGCACAAGCAGAAAATAATAAAGAAACCCTAAAGTTTGAGTCAGAAGTCAGTCAAATCTTACATTTGATGATTCATTCCTTGTACTCAAACAAGGAGATCTTTTTAAGAGAACTAGTTTCAAATGCTTCAGATGCTTGCGATAAGCTTCGTTTTGAAGCGTTGTCAAATGCTGACCTTTTAACTGACGATACAGATCTTAAGATTCAAATCGAATACGACGAAGAAAATAAAACCATCTCTGTTCGCGATAATGGTATCGGCATGACGCGAGAGGAAGTGATTGAAAATATTGGCACTATTGCCAAGTCTGGCACAAAAGAATTTCTAGAAAATCTTACTGGAGATCAGGCAAAAGATTCCAATCTTATTGGCCAGTTTGGCGTCGGGTTTTATTCTGCGTTTATTGTTGCAAAAAGAGTGGAGTTAAAAACGCGTAGTGCGACTGTAGAGGCTAAACATGGTGTGCATTGGCAATCTGAAGGCACTGGTGAATATGACTTAGCTGAAATTGAAAAAGCAGATCGAGGCACTGAGATTATACTCCATCTTAAAGAAGAGGAAGTAGAATTATTATCCGGTTGGCGTTTACGCTCAATTGTAACTAAGTACTCTGATCATGTTCCGTTGCCTATCGAAATGCTGGAAGAAAAGCAGGATGACGAAGAAGAAAAATCAGATGAAGAAGTTAAATGGGAAATTGTCAATAAAGCTTCTTCTTTATGGACGAGGGCAAAGTCAGAAGTAAGTGAAGATGAGTATAAAGAATTTTATAAGCATGTCGGCCATGATTTTGCTGATCCTTTGGCTTGGTCTCATAACCGTGTTGAGGGTAAGACAGAATATATTTCGTTGCTATATATTCCAAGTAAAGCGCCATTTGATTTGTTTGAGCCAAATCAAACGCATGGTTTAAAGCTTTATGTACAGCGAGTTTTTATTATGGAAGATGCGGAAAAATTACTGCCTCGCTATTTGCGCTTCGTGCGAGGTGTGATTGATTCTAGTGACTTGCCATTAAATGTTTCTAGAGAAATTCTACAAGGTAATAAAGTAATTGATTCAATCCGTTCCGGATCTGTTAAGAAAGTGCTCGGCTTATTAGAAAGTATTGCTAAGAGTGATCCAGAGAAATATCAATCATTTTGGCAAGAATTTGGAAAGGTCATTAAAGAAGGTCCTGGCGAAGACTTTGCAAACAAGGAGCAGATTGCCAAGTTATTAAGATTTGCATCTACTGAAGCAGACAAAGAGGATCAAACAGTTTCTCTAGATGACTACATTGGTCGAATGAAAGAGGGTCAGGAATCTATCTACTATATAACTGCAGATAACTTTAACGCCGCTAAAAATAGCCCGCATTTAGAAATCTTTCGCAAGAAAGGCATTGAAGTTATTTTGATGTATGACCGTGTAGATGAGTGGTTGATGGGTTCTTTAAATGAATACGATGGCAAATCTTTTGTTTCTGTTGCAAAAGGCGAATTGGACCTAGATAAACTTTCTGATCAAGATGAGAAAGAGCAACAAAAGAAAGTTGAAGAAGAGTCAGCGGATATTGTCAAACTCATTAAAGAGAAGCTCGAAGACAAAGTGGAAGATGTGCGTGTATCGCATCGCTTAACGACTTCTCCTGCTTGTATCGTGTTGAATGAGCATGATATGGCACTTTATATGCAGAATTTGCTGAAACAAGCAGGTCAACAAATGCCGAGCACTAAACCAACTTTGGAAATTAATCCATCGCATCCTATGCTAGTTAAAATGAATAATGAGACCGACATTGATCAGGTTGGAGAATGGTCAATGTTGTTATTTGAGCAAGCGATACTAGCTGAAGGTGGACAATTGGAAAACCCGGCTGATTTTGTTGCGCGACTGAATAAAATCATGCTTGATCTTGCTGGCAAGTGA